In a single window of the Limnohabitans sp. 2KL-27 genome:
- a CDS encoding propionate--CoA ligase, with the protein MGHFEEFHARSINDRDAFWAEQAKLVDWKVQPQQICDYSNPPFAKWFVGGETNLCHNAVDRHLAERADQPALIFVSTETDQEKTYTYRELHAEVQRMAAILQDLGVVKGDRVLIYMPMIAEAAFAMLACVRLGAIHSVVFGGFASHSLATRIEDASPKVIISADAGSRGGKGVPYKPLLDEAIKLSAHKPVNVVMVDRHLAAFTPVAGRDVDYATERAKHMDAVVPCVWVESTHPSYTLYTSGTTGKPKGVQRDTGGYTVALAASIPNIFEGKPGGTFFCTSDIGWVVGHSYIIYGPLIGGMATILYEGLPIRPDGGIWWSLVEKYKVQVMFSAPTAIRVLKKQDPALLTKYDLSSLQALFLAGEPLDEPTAKWISEGLNGKAIIDNYWQTETGWPILSICNGVEKAPSKFGSPGKAIYGYNVKLVDDQTGEELTGANQKGVLTIEGPLPPGNLQTIWGDDERFVKTYWKTVPNKLVYSTFDWAVRDEDGYFFILGRTDDVINVAGHRLGTREIEESISSHPNIAEVAVVGVADQLKGQVAMAFAIAKDTSGLTDAAARLKLEGEVMKVVDSQLGAVARPSRVLFVTALPKTRSGKLLRRAIQAVAEGRDPGDLTTMDDPAALQQIVDLIKG; encoded by the coding sequence ATGGGCCATTTCGAAGAATTTCATGCCCGGTCGATCAACGACCGTGACGCTTTTTGGGCCGAGCAGGCCAAACTGGTGGACTGGAAAGTTCAGCCGCAGCAAATCTGCGATTACAGCAACCCGCCTTTTGCCAAATGGTTTGTCGGCGGCGAGACCAACCTGTGCCACAACGCGGTGGACCGTCATCTGGCCGAGCGGGCCGACCAGCCGGCTTTGATCTTCGTTTCGACCGAAACCGACCAGGAAAAAACCTACACCTACCGTGAGCTGCACGCCGAAGTGCAGCGCATGGCGGCCATCTTGCAAGACCTGGGCGTGGTCAAGGGCGACCGCGTGCTGATTTACATGCCCATGATCGCCGAGGCCGCTTTTGCCATGCTGGCCTGTGTGCGCTTGGGGGCCATCCACTCGGTGGTGTTCGGCGGTTTTGCCTCGCATTCTCTGGCCACCCGCATCGAGGACGCTTCGCCCAAAGTCATCATCAGCGCCGATGCCGGCTCACGCGGGGGCAAGGGCGTGCCCTACAAGCCGCTGCTGGACGAAGCCATCAAGCTCTCGGCCCACAAGCCGGTCAATGTGGTCATGGTGGACCGTCATCTGGCTGCATTCACCCCCGTGGCCGGACGTGATGTGGATTACGCCACCGAGCGCGCCAAGCACATGGATGCGGTCGTGCCCTGCGTGTGGGTCGAATCCACCCACCCCAGCTACACCCTCTACACATCGGGCACCACCGGCAAGCCCAAGGGCGTGCAGCGCGACACCGGGGGCTACACCGTGGCTTTGGCCGCCAGCATCCCCAACATCTTTGAAGGCAAGCCCGGCGGCACCTTTTTCTGCACCAGCGACATCGGCTGGGTGGTGGGCCACAGCTACATCATCTACGGCCCACTGATCGGTGGCATGGCCACCATCCTCTACGAAGGCCTGCCGATTCGCCCCGACGGCGGCATCTGGTGGAGCTTGGTCGAGAAGTACAAAGTCCAGGTCATGTTCAGCGCCCCCACGGCCATCCGGGTGCTCAAAAAGCAAGACCCTGCGCTGCTGACCAAGTACGATCTGTCCAGCCTGCAGGCCCTGTTCCTGGCCGGAGAGCCACTCGACGAGCCCACCGCCAAATGGATATCTGAAGGCCTCAACGGCAAGGCCATCATCGACAACTACTGGCAGACCGAAACCGGTTGGCCGATCTTGAGCATCTGCAACGGCGTGGAAAAAGCACCCAGCAAGTTCGGCTCGCCCGGTAAGGCGATTTACGGCTACAACGTCAAGCTGGTCGACGACCAAACCGGCGAGGAGCTGACCGGCGCCAATCAGAAAGGCGTGCTGACCATCGAAGGCCCCTTGCCCCCCGGCAACCTGCAAACCATCTGGGGCGACGACGAGCGTTTCGTCAAGACCTACTGGAAAACCGTTCCGAACAAGCTGGTCTACAGCACCTTCGACTGGGCGGTGCGCGACGAAGACGGCTACTTCTTCATCCTGGGCCGCACCGACGATGTGATCAACGTGGCCGGCCACCGCCTGGGCACCCGCGAGATCGAGGAAAGCATCTCCAGCCACCCCAACATCGCCGAAGTGGCGGTGGTCGGTGTGGCCGATCAACTCAAAGGGCAAGTGGCCATGGCCTTTGCCATTGCCAAGGACACCTCGGGCCTGACGGATGCGGCAGCGCGTCTGAAGCTCGAAGGCGAGGTCATGAAGGTGGTGGATTCGCAATTGGGTGCGGTCGCCAGGCCATCCCGTGTGCTGTTTGTGACGGCGTTGCCCAAGACGCGCAGCGGCAAATTGCTGCGCCGGGCCATTCAGGCCGTGGCCGAGGGGCGCGATCCCGGCGACCTGACCACGATGGACGATCCGGCTGCTTTGCAGCAGATCGTGGATCTGATCAAAGGCTGA
- a CDS encoding 2-oxoglutarate dehydrogenase E1 component: MSETNSVYAAYQGNTYLFGGNAPYVEEMYENYLANPGSVPDSWREYFDALQHVPAVDGSNAKDVPHLPVINAFAERAKSGGTKVVMASADVEMGRKRTAVQQLIAAYRNVGQRWADLDPLKRTERPNIPDLDPAFFGFTDADQETVFDTSNTFFGKNRMSLRELLNALRETYCGTIGAEYMYTTEQAEKRWWQQKLESIRSKPNFTAEKKKQILDRLTAAEGLERYLHTKYVGQKRFSLEGGESFIAAMDELIQSAGAQGVQEVVIGMAHRGRLNVLVNTMGKLPADLFAEFDHTAPEDLPAGDVKYHQGFSSDVSTAGGPVHLTLAFNPSHLEIVNPVVEGSVRARMDRRGDPQGKQVLPVLVHGDAAFGGQGVNQETFALAQTRGYSTGGTVHIIINNQIGFTTSDPRDMRSSVFCTDIVKMVEAPVLHVNGDDPEAVVMAAQLALEYRMTFRKDIVLDVVCFRKLGHNEQDTPALTQPLMYKKIAAHPGTRKLFADKLAAQGLGDNLGEEMAKAYRAALDAGKNTTDPVLTNFKTKFTVDWSPFLGKKWTDAGDTAVPLAEWKRLAEKISTIPESVTPHQLVKKVYDDRAAMGRGDIPVDWGMGEHMAFASLVASGYPVRLSGEDCGRGTFTHRHAVIHDQKREKWDTGTYVALQNVSDKQAPFVVIDSILSEEAVLAFEYGYASNDPNTLVIWEAQFGDFANGAQVVIDQFIASGEVKWGRVNGITLMLPHGYEGQGPEHSSARVERFMQLAADTNMQLVQPTTASQIFHVLRRQMVRNLRKPLVIFTPKSLLRNKDATSPVSEFTHGSFQTVIPENKTLKADKVKRVVACSGKVYYDLVKHREAKGAEDVAIIRVEQLYPFPHKAFAAELKKYPNATDIVWCQDEPQNQGAWFFIQHNIHENMLEGQKLGYAGRAASASPAVGYSHLHQDQQKALIEAAFAKLKGFVLTK; the protein is encoded by the coding sequence ATGAGCGAGACTAATTCCGTCTACGCTGCCTACCAAGGCAACACCTATTTGTTCGGCGGTAACGCCCCGTACGTCGAAGAGATGTACGAAAACTACCTGGCCAATCCCGGAAGCGTTCCTGATTCTTGGCGTGAGTATTTCGACGCCCTCCAGCATGTCCCCGCAGTCGATGGCAGCAACGCCAAAGACGTCCCCCATCTGCCCGTCATCAACGCCTTTGCCGAGCGCGCCAAGTCCGGCGGTACCAAAGTCGTCATGGCCAGCGCCGATGTCGAGATGGGCCGCAAGCGCACCGCCGTGCAGCAGCTGATCGCCGCCTACCGCAACGTGGGCCAACGCTGGGCTGATCTGGACCCCTTGAAGCGCACCGAGCGCCCCAACATCCCTGACCTCGATCCCGCTTTCTTCGGCTTCACAGACGCCGACCAGGAAACCGTGTTCGATACCAGCAACACCTTTTTCGGTAAAAACCGGATGTCTCTGCGCGAGTTGCTCAATGCGCTGCGCGAGACCTATTGCGGCACGATTGGCGCCGAGTACATGTACACCACCGAGCAGGCTGAAAAGCGCTGGTGGCAGCAAAAGCTCGAGAGCATCCGCAGCAAGCCCAATTTCACGGCTGAGAAGAAAAAACAGATCCTCGACCGCCTGACGGCTGCCGAAGGTCTGGAGCGCTACCTGCACACCAAATACGTGGGTCAAAAGCGTTTCTCGCTCGAAGGCGGTGAGAGCTTCATCGCCGCCATGGACGAGCTGATCCAGTCGGCCGGCGCCCAAGGCGTGCAGGAAGTTGTGATCGGCATGGCCCACCGTGGCCGCTTGAACGTGCTGGTCAACACCATGGGCAAGCTGCCGGCGGACTTGTTTGCCGAGTTTGACCACACCGCCCCCGAAGATTTGCCTGCCGGTGACGTGAAGTACCACCAGGGTTTCAGCTCCGATGTGAGCACGGCCGGTGGCCCGGTCCACTTGACTCTGGCCTTCAACCCCTCGCACCTGGAAATCGTGAACCCCGTGGTGGAAGGCTCGGTGCGCGCCCGCATGGACCGTCGTGGTGACCCGCAAGGCAAGCAGGTGTTGCCCGTGCTGGTGCACGGCGACGCCGCTTTCGGCGGCCAGGGTGTGAACCAAGAAACCTTTGCCCTGGCCCAAACCCGTGGTTACTCCACCGGCGGCACGGTGCACATCATCATCAACAACCAGATCGGTTTCACAACGTCGGACCCTCGCGACATGCGCTCGAGCGTGTTTTGTACCGACATCGTCAAGATGGTCGAAGCCCCGGTGCTGCACGTCAACGGCGACGATCCAGAAGCCGTGGTCATGGCGGCGCAACTCGCGCTGGAATACCGCATGACCTTCCGCAAGGACATCGTGCTGGACGTGGTCTGCTTCCGCAAACTGGGCCACAACGAGCAGGACACTCCGGCGCTGACCCAGCCGCTGATGTACAAAAAGATCGCGGCCCACCCCGGCACGCGCAAACTGTTTGCCGACAAACTGGCCGCGCAAGGCCTGGGCGACAACTTGGGCGAGGAGATGGCCAAGGCTTACCGCGCCGCACTGGACGCTGGCAAGAACACCACCGACCCCGTTTTGACCAACTTCAAGACCAAGTTCACCGTGGACTGGTCGCCCTTCTTGGGCAAGAAGTGGACCGACGCTGGCGACACCGCTGTTCCCTTGGCTGAGTGGAAGCGTCTGGCTGAAAAGATCTCGACCATCCCTGAGTCGGTCACGCCTCACCAACTGGTCAAGAAGGTGTACGACGACCGCGCGGCCATGGGCCGTGGCGACATTCCCGTGGACTGGGGCATGGGCGAGCACATGGCTTTCGCATCCTTGGTGGCCAGTGGCTACCCGGTGCGTTTGTCGGGTGAGGACTGCGGCCGTGGCACGTTCACACACCGCCATGCGGTCATCCACGACCAAAAGCGTGAAAAGTGGGACACAGGCACTTATGTGGCCCTGCAAAACGTCTCAGACAAGCAGGCACCCTTTGTGGTCATCGACTCGATCTTGTCCGAAGAAGCGGTGCTGGCCTTTGAATACGGCTACGCCTCCAACGACCCCAACACCCTGGTGATCTGGGAAGCCCAGTTTGGCGACTTTGCCAACGGTGCACAGGTGGTGATTGACCAGTTCATCGCCTCGGGTGAAGTCAAGTGGGGCCGCGTCAATGGCATCACCTTGATGTTGCCCCATGGCTACGAAGGTCAGGGTCCTGAGCACAGCTCGGCCCGCGTCGAGCGCTTCATGCAGCTGGCCGCCGACACCAACATGCAACTGGTGCAGCCCACCACGGCCAGCCAGATCTTCCATGTGCTGCGCCGCCAGATGGTGCGCAACTTGCGCAAGCCCTTGGTCATCTTCACGCCCAAGTCACTGCTGCGCAACAAGGACGCCACATCGCCGGTGTCCGAGTTCACGCATGGCAGCTTCCAGACCGTGATCCCGGAGAACAAAACGCTCAAGGCCGATAAGGTCAAGCGCGTGGTGGCTTGCTCGGGCAAGGTCTACTATGACCTGGTCAAGCACCGCGAAGCCAAGGGCGCCGAGGACGTGGCCATCATCCGCGTCGAACAGCTCTACCCCTTCCCGCACAAGGCGTTTGCGGCCGAGCTGAAAAAGTACCCCAACGCCACCGACATCGTGTGGTGCCAGGACGAGCCGCAAAACCAGGGTGCCTGGTTCTTCATCCAGCACAACATCCACGAGAACATGCTGGAGGGCCAAAAGCTCGGTTATGCCGGTCGCGCCGCTTCGGCCTCGCCTGCAGTGGGTTACTCGCACCTGCACCAGGACCAGCAAAAGGCGCTGATTGAGGCGGCATTTGCCAAACTCAAGGGCTTCGTGCTGACCAAGTGA
- the odhB gene encoding 2-oxoglutarate dehydrogenase complex dihydrolipoyllysine-residue succinyltransferase → MAIVEVKVPQLSESVAEATMLQWKKKVGDTVAADEILIEIETDKVVLEVPAPSAGVLSEIIQGDGATVAAEQLIARIDTDGKVAAAAPAAAAPAAAAPAPAAAAPAAAASASMAGVAMPAAAKLMADNSLAAGSVAGSGKDGRVTKGDVLAAVAGGVKSTAAVIPTGVPTKALPQVSGPAVDLGERPEQRVPMTRLRARVAERLLQSQSTNAILTTFNEINMAPVMEMRKRMQERFEKEHGCKLGFMSFFVKAAVHALKKFPVLNASVDGNDIVYHGYFDIGIAVGSPRGLVVPILRNADQMSFADIEKKIAEFGVKARDGKLGMEEMTGGTFSISNGGTFGSMMSTPIINPPQSAILGVHATKDRAMVENGQVVVRPMNYFAMSYDHRIIDGREAVLGLVAMKEALEDPARLLFDI, encoded by the coding sequence ATGGCAATCGTAGAAGTCAAAGTTCCCCAACTGTCCGAGTCTGTGGCCGAGGCCACCATGCTGCAGTGGAAAAAGAAAGTCGGCGACACCGTGGCCGCCGACGAAATCCTGATCGAGATCGAAACCGACAAGGTCGTGCTTGAAGTGCCAGCGCCCTCTGCTGGCGTTCTGTCCGAAATCATCCAGGGCGACGGCGCCACTGTGGCCGCTGAACAGCTGATCGCCCGCATCGATACCGACGGCAAAGTGGCCGCCGCGGCCCCAGCGGCTGCCGCACCTGCTGCCGCTGCGCCAGCTCCTGCGGCTGCAGCGCCTGCTGCTGCTGCCTCGGCGAGCATGGCCGGTGTGGCCATGCCCGCTGCAGCCAAACTGATGGCCGACAACAGTTTGGCTGCAGGTTCTGTGGCCGGCTCTGGCAAAGACGGCCGCGTGACCAAGGGCGATGTGCTGGCCGCTGTGGCCGGTGGCGTCAAGTCCACCGCTGCCGTGATCCCGACCGGCGTGCCCACCAAGGCCTTGCCTCAGGTGTCCGGACCGGCGGTCGACTTGGGCGAGCGCCCCGAGCAGCGCGTGCCCATGACCCGTCTGCGCGCCCGTGTGGCCGAGCGTTTGCTGCAATCGCAGTCGACCAACGCCATCTTGACCACCTTCAACGAAATCAACATGGCCCCGGTCATGGAGATGCGCAAGCGCATGCAAGAGCGTTTCGAGAAGGAGCACGGCTGCAAGCTGGGTTTCATGAGCTTCTTCGTCAAAGCCGCTGTGCACGCCCTCAAGAAGTTTCCGGTCTTGAACGCCTCGGTCGACGGCAACGACATCGTCTACCACGGCTATTTCGACATCGGTATCGCGGTGGGTTCGCCGCGCGGTTTGGTGGTGCCCATCTTGCGCAACGCCGACCAGATGAGCTTTGCCGACATCGAGAAGAAAATTGCCGAATTCGGCGTCAAGGCCCGTGACGGCAAGCTGGGCATGGAGGAGATGACCGGCGGCACCTTCTCGATCTCCAACGGTGGCACTTTCGGCTCGATGATGTCCACCCCCATCATCAATCCACCCCAGTCGGCGATTTTGGGCGTTCATGCGACCAAAGACCGCGCCATGGTGGAAAACGGCCAGGTTGTGGTTCGCCCCATGAACTACTTTGCCATGTCCTACGACCACCGCATCATCGACGGCCGCGAAGCGGTGTTGGGCCTGGTGGCCATGAAGGAAGCGCTGGAAGACCCAGCCCGCCTGCTGTTCGACATCTGA
- the lpdA gene encoding dihydrolipoyl dehydrogenase, whose amino-acid sequence MSKQFDVVVIGGGPGGYIAAIRAAQLGFQVACIDEWKNAAGGPAPGGTCTNVGCIPSKALLQSSEHFDHANHHFAEHGISATGVKMDVAQMIARKDTVVKQNNDGILYLLKKNKVTFFHGRGSFAGQAEGGYTIHVAGKTEEAISAKQVIIATGSNARALPGTPFDEVNVLSNDGALRLGAVPKKLALIGSGVIGLEMGSVWRRLGAEVTILEGLPTFLGAVDEQIAKEAKKAFDKQGLKIELGVKVGEIVNGKKGVTVHYTNAKGEAVKLDADKLIISIGRVPNTIGLNTEAVGLQLDERGAIVVDADCKTNLPGVWAVGDVVRGPMLAHKAEEEGVAVAERIAGQHGHVNFNTIPWVIYTSPEIAWVGRTEQQLKADGVAYKAGSFPFLANGRARALGDTTGMVKMLADATTDEILGVHIVGPQASELIAEAVVAMEFRASAEDIARICHAHPSLSESTKEAALAVDKRSLNF is encoded by the coding sequence ATGAGCAAACAATTCGACGTCGTTGTCATCGGCGGTGGCCCCGGTGGCTACATTGCAGCCATCCGCGCTGCACAACTCGGTTTCCAAGTCGCTTGTATCGACGAATGGAAAAACGCAGCCGGTGGCCCAGCCCCTGGCGGCACCTGTACCAATGTGGGTTGTATCCCCTCCAAGGCGTTGCTGCAGTCCAGCGAGCACTTTGACCACGCCAACCACCACTTCGCCGAACACGGCATCAGCGCCACGGGCGTGAAGATGGACGTGGCCCAGATGATTGCGCGCAAAGACACCGTCGTGAAGCAAAACAACGATGGCATCTTGTATTTGCTCAAGAAAAACAAGGTCACCTTTTTTCACGGTCGGGGCAGCTTTGCTGGCCAAGCCGAAGGCGGCTACACCATCCATGTGGCAGGCAAGACCGAAGAGGCCATCTCGGCCAAGCAAGTCATCATTGCCACGGGCTCCAACGCCCGTGCCTTACCAGGCACGCCTTTTGACGAAGTCAATGTCCTGTCCAACGACGGCGCTTTGCGCTTGGGCGCGGTGCCCAAGAAGCTGGCCTTGATTGGCTCTGGCGTGATTGGTTTGGAAATGGGCTCGGTCTGGCGTCGTCTGGGGGCTGAAGTCACCATCCTCGAAGGCCTGCCTACTTTTCTCGGCGCGGTGGACGAGCAAATCGCCAAAGAGGCCAAGAAAGCATTCGACAAGCAGGGCCTCAAGATCGAGCTGGGCGTGAAAGTGGGCGAGATCGTCAACGGCAAGAAGGGTGTCACCGTCCACTACACCAACGCCAAAGGCGAAGCCGTGAAGTTGGACGCCGACAAGCTGATCATCTCGATTGGCCGCGTGCCCAACACCATCGGTTTGAACACCGAAGCGGTGGGCCTGCAGCTCGACGAGCGCGGCGCGATCGTGGTCGACGCCGACTGCAAAACCAACCTGCCTGGCGTGTGGGCGGTTGGCGACGTGGTGCGCGGCCCCATGCTGGCGCACAAAGCCGAAGAAGAGGGCGTGGCGGTGGCCGAGCGCATCGCGGGCCAGCATGGACACGTGAACTTCAACACCATCCCCTGGGTCATCTACACCAGTCCCGAGATCGCTTGGGTGGGCCGCACCGAGCAGCAACTCAAAGCCGATGGCGTGGCGTACAAGGCGGGCTCGTTCCCCTTCTTGGCCAACGGCCGTGCCCGCGCTTTGGGCGATACGACCGGCATGGTGAAAATGCTGGCGGACGCCACCACCGACGAAATTCTGGGCGTGCACATCGTGGGCCCACAAGCCTCCGAGTTGATCGCCGAGGCCGTGGTGGCCATGGAATTTCGCGCCAGCGCCGAGGACATCGCACGCATTTGCCATGCACACCCGTCCTTGAGCGAATCGACCAAAGAGGCTGCTTTGGCTGTGGACAAGCGCAGCTTGAATTTCTGA
- the zapE gene encoding cell division protein ZapE, whose protein sequence is MSVRAVYEEELQKRGYQSDPAQLRAIEALERCAGEWSAYKSKRSGLLGKFLSRPEIPKGVYMFGGVGRGKSFLMDCFFAAVPIERKTRLHFHEFMREVHRELTVIQGTVNPLDELGKRMAKRYQLICFDEFHVADITDAMILHRLLVALFDNGVGFVTTSNFEPDGLYPDGLHRDRILPAIALLNARMEVLNVDNGTDYRRRTLERVKLYHAPLGEQADAEMNDAFNRLATGPDEDTVLHIEAREITAKRRAGDVVWFDFRAICGGPRSQNDYLEIATQYHTVLLSNVPHMPVSMASEARRFTWLIDVLYDRRVKLIMSAAVAPEGLYTSGPMSHEFPRTVSRLHEMQSSEFLALEHRTVDTHLT, encoded by the coding sequence ATGTCCGTTCGTGCAGTTTACGAAGAAGAACTCCAAAAACGGGGCTACCAAAGCGACCCCGCGCAGTTGCGGGCCATTGAGGCACTGGAGCGCTGCGCCGGCGAGTGGTCGGCCTACAAGTCCAAGCGCTCGGGCCTGCTGGGCAAATTTCTGAGCCGCCCGGAGATCCCCAAGGGGGTCTACATGTTTGGTGGGGTAGGGCGTGGCAAGAGCTTTTTGATGGATTGTTTTTTTGCGGCCGTCCCGATCGAGCGCAAAACCCGTTTGCATTTTCATGAGTTCATGCGTGAGGTGCACCGCGAACTCACCGTGATCCAGGGCACCGTCAACCCGCTCGATGAGTTGGGCAAACGCATGGCCAAGCGGTACCAGCTGATTTGTTTTGACGAGTTCCATGTGGCCGACATCACCGACGCCATGATCTTGCACCGCCTGCTGGTGGCACTCTTCGATAACGGGGTGGGTTTTGTCACCACCTCCAACTTTGAGCCCGACGGCCTCTACCCCGATGGCCTGCACCGCGACCGCATACTGCCTGCCATCGCTTTGCTGAATGCGCGCATGGAGGTGCTCAATGTGGACAACGGCACCGACTACCGCCGCCGCACCTTGGAGAGGGTCAAGCTCTACCACGCCCCTTTGGGCGAGCAAGCCGACGCCGAGATGAACGACGCCTTCAACCGCCTGGCCACCGGGCCCGATGAAGACACGGTGCTGCACATCGAAGCGCGGGAAATCACGGCCAAGCGCCGTGCCGGTGATGTGGTTTGGTTCGACTTCCGAGCGATTTGCGGGGGGCCTCGCTCGCAAAACGATTACCTCGAAATCGCCACGCAGTACCACACGGTGCTGCTGAGCAATGTGCCGCACATGCCCGTCAGTATGGCCTCCGAGGCGCGACGCTTCACTTGGTTGATTGACGTGCTGTATGACCGCCGGGTCAAGTTGATCATGTCGGCCGCCGTGGCCCCTGAAGGGCTGTACACCTCGGGGCCCATGTCGCATGAATTTCCGCGCACGGTGTCTCGTCTGCACGAGATGCAGTCGAGCGAGTTCCTCGCGCTTGAGCACCGCACCGTGGACACGCACCTCACATGA
- a CDS encoding DUF465 domain-containing protein has protein sequence MMDASAENLRSPQRQLIECQMAHADLDALIDQAVLAPQPLDELLLRRLKKRRLALRDQMTRLQWLLDPKEPA, from the coding sequence ATGATGGACGCTTCAGCCGAAAACCTGCGCTCGCCCCAGCGGCAGTTGATCGAGTGCCAGATGGCCCATGCCGATTTGGATGCCTTGATTGACCAGGCGGTGTTGGCCCCGCAGCCTCTGGACGAGTTGCTGCTGCGTCGGCTCAAAAAAAGGCGATTGGCTTTGCGCGACCAAATGACCCGATTGCAGTGGCTTCTGGACCCTAAGGAGCCTGCTTGA
- a CDS encoding ATP-dependent DNA helicase: MALAVTQTLEQGGQLVVEAGTGVGKTYAYLVPVLLSGQRALVSTATKALQDQLFSRDIPRLIEVLGLPIRVALLKGRANYLCLHRMAQARHSAESAQPGAEWALAKIETWSQTTRTGDMAELTGLDERSALWPLVTSTRDNCLGSSCPSYRACHVNLARKEAMASDVVVINHHLFFADMAVRESGVAELLPTVRVTVFDEAHQLNEIGVNFLGKQLSTVQLLELSRDVLATGLQLARGLVDWHALTDGLEKSTRDLRLAAGLHRGSVRLRWTERCPEGVASADWAQALHTLQQALALMQAGLEMVVELAPDFQRLLERTRELEQKAALFANPPDPEGVRWAEVSAQLRLIESPLDIAQAFSALTCPVQPTLSGAAVEPADPDSLEALMAGDPRHPADDSTATPVGVGQRAWIFTSATLGDEPRLRWFTEPCGLTSAQVMQVSSPFDYAQQAALYVPEHLPKPADPGHAAHVAQLVVDAVELLGGRTLVLTTTLNAMRSIGEYLQTRLDPASNVEVLVQGQSPKRRLMERFREGGGDGRAGCVLVASASFWEGFDVPGQALQLVVIDKLPFPPPGDPLFEARSQRITREGGSAFADHALPEAAVTLKQGAGRLIRSETDRGVLVVCDTRLATMSYGRRLLRGLPEMRRLNGHDEFLATLRQLTTDATSWTTS, from the coding sequence ATGGCGCTGGCGGTGACGCAGACCCTGGAGCAGGGTGGCCAGCTGGTGGTGGAGGCTGGCACAGGTGTTGGTAAAACCTATGCCTATCTGGTGCCGGTTTTGCTCAGCGGGCAACGGGCGCTGGTGTCCACGGCCACCAAGGCGCTGCAAGACCAATTGTTTTCTCGCGACATTCCTCGCCTGATCGAGGTGCTGGGTTTGCCGATCCGCGTGGCGTTGCTCAAGGGCCGCGCCAACTATCTGTGCTTGCACCGCATGGCGCAAGCCCGCCACAGCGCCGAGTCCGCCCAGCCGGGTGCCGAGTGGGCGCTGGCCAAGATCGAAACCTGGTCACAGACCACCCGCACCGGCGACATGGCCGAGCTGACGGGTCTGGATGAGCGTTCTGCCTTGTGGCCGCTGGTCACGTCGACCCGGGACAATTGTCTCGGGTCGAGTTGTCCCAGCTACCGCGCCTGCCATGTGAACCTGGCCCGCAAGGAAGCGATGGCCTCGGATGTGGTGGTCATCAACCACCATCTCTTCTTTGCCGACATGGCTGTGCGCGAGTCGGGTGTGGCCGAGTTGCTGCCCACGGTGCGCGTGACGGTGTTTGACGAGGCCCATCAGCTCAACGAGATCGGTGTCAACTTTCTGGGCAAGCAACTGTCCACAGTGCAGCTTTTGGAGTTGTCGCGCGATGTGCTGGCCACGGGTCTGCAGCTGGCCCGGGGCCTGGTCGATTGGCATGCCTTGACCGATGGCCTTGAAAAATCAACCCGCGATTTGAGATTGGCCGCCGGCCTGCACCGCGGATCCGTGCGCTTGCGCTGGACCGAGCGCTGCCCCGAGGGCGTGGCGTCGGCCGATTGGGCGCAGGCCTTACACACATTGCAGCAAGCTTTGGCGCTCATGCAGGCCGGGCTGGAGATGGTGGTCGAGCTGGCGCCGGATTTTCAGCGCCTGTTGGAGCGCACCCGTGAGTTGGAACAGAAAGCGGCCTTGTTTGCCAATCCACCGGACCCGGAGGGTGTGCGTTGGGCCGAAGTCAGTGCACAGCTGCGATTGATCGAGTCGCCTTTGGACATCGCGCAGGCCTTTTCTGCCCTGACCTGTCCTGTGCAGCCCACCTTGTCCGGCGCGGCTGTTGAGCCCGCTGATCCCGATTCACTGGAGGCCTTGATGGCGGGCGACCCCCGGCACCCGGCAGACGATTCGACAGCGACGCCCGTTGGGGTCGGGCAGCGGGCCTGGATTTTCACCTCGGCCACGCTGGGGGACGAGCCCAGATTGCGCTGGTTCACCGAGCCTTGCGGTCTGACTTCCGCGCAGGTTATGCAGGTCAGCAGCCCCTTTGACTACGCACAGCAAGCTGCACTGTATGTGCCCGAGCATTTGCCCAAACCCGCAGACCCGGGTCACGCTGCGCATGTGGCGCAGCTGGTGGTCGATGCGGTGGAGTTGCTGGGCGGGCGCACACTGGTGCTCACCACCACCTTGAATGCCATGCGCTCGATCGGGGAGTATTTGCAGACCCGACTAGACCCGGCATCGAACGTGGAAGTGCTGGTGCAGGGGCAAAGCCCCAAGCGGCGCTTGATGGAGCGCTTTCGCGAAGGCGGGGGCGATGGGCGTGCAGGTTGTGTGCTGGTGGCATCGGCTTCCTTTTGGGAGGGCTTTGATGTGCCCGGTCAGGCCTTGCAGTTGGTGGTGATCGACAAGCTGCCCTTCCCGCCGCCCGGAGATCCCTTGTTTGAAGCCCGAAGTCAGCGCATCACCCGTGAAGGGGGCAGTGCTTTTGCCGACCATGCACTGCCCGAAGCCGCCGTGACCCTCAAGCAAGGGGCTGGACGTTTGATCCGCAGTGAAACGGATCGGGGTGTTTTGGTGGTGTGCGATACACGCCTGGCCACCATGTCTTATGGCCGCAGACTGCTCCGGGGCTTACCGGAAATGCGCCGCTTGAACGGCCATGACGAGTTTTTAGCGACTTTGCGTCAACTCACCACAGACGCCACCAGCTGGACGACTTCTTGA